A section of the Malus sylvestris chromosome 17, drMalSylv7.2, whole genome shotgun sequence genome encodes:
- the LOC126609650 gene encoding PR5-like receptor kinase: MMKRQVASLLGLTMAILFFSEVEVRFPDESRRNLGGAVIVPSIIPVRLSAEDRSKQRTSGAHAAKITFTNHCSYTVWPGTLTTNQKPQLSLTGFELASKASRSIDTPSSWSGRFWARTRCSTDAVGNFTCETADCGSGQVACNGAGGAPPATLVEITIAGIEGLDFYDVSLVDGFNLPMSVAPQGGTGKCQASTCDANVNAACPAELQVKSADGSVISCKSACLEFTDPKLCQPTEYSKMFKQQCPQAYSYALDDANSTFTCNGGPDYAITFCSYGRWAEGPIPPAPSPLHQLPNPSGKGKPIKLIVSLTVVCFIGVLGAIVFGLCRMRAKQKGHIKLTREHIKITRDALQEYIGGKHDLSELLIYDFDSILVATDNFSIENKLGQGGFGPVYWGKLAEGKEIAVKRLSSTSGQGVVEFKNEMLLISNLQHKNLVRIMGCCVKEDEKLLIYEFMPNKSLDTFLFDSTRRAVLDWGTRFNIIQGVARGLVYLHHDSYLKVIHRDLKVSNILLDEKMNPKISDFGLARVVEGTQNLENTQRVVGTLGYISPEYAMGGIFFQKSDVYSFGVLVLEIISSKKNTAFYIYDRQLGLLAYAWQLWKEGRELELVDEMLAADSYSAPEVMKCVHIGLLCVQDNPTDRPSMPDVIFMLNGSTNVIGGPQPKQPLFTIQNSVSHPQPQPSNNEATMTMINEGR; this comes from the exons ATGATGAAGAGACAAGTAGCTTCCCTCCTCGGCCTCACCATGGCCATCCTCTTCTTCTCAG AGGTAGAGGTGCGATTTCCAGACGAATCAAGAAGAAATTTGGGCGGAGCAGTCATCGTGCCGTCAATAATTCCGGTGAGACTATCGGCGGAAGATCGAAGCAAACAGCGCACTTCAG GTGCACATGCAGCAAAAATCACTTTCACAAACCACTGCTCCTACACTGTCTGGCCAGGAACCCTAACCACTAACCAAAAACCTCAATTATCACTCACCGGGTTCGAACTAGCATCCAAAGCTAGCCGGTCAATAGACACTCCATCCTCATGGTCTGGTCGCTTCTGGGCCCGAACCAGATGCTCCACAGACGCCGTTGGAAATTTCACTTGTGAAACTGCAGACTGTGGCTCTGGCCAGGTCGCATGCAACGGTGCAGGCGGAGCTCCACCAGCAACTTTAGTAGAAATCACAATCGCAGGAATCGAGGGTCTAGATTTTTACGATGTTAGCCTTGTTGACGGCTTCAACTTGCCCATGTCCGTCGCCCCACAAGGCGGCACCGGCAAGTGCCAGGCCTCGACTTGCGATGCGAATGTTAACGCGGCATGCCCGGCTGAGTTACAAGTGAAATCGGCTGATGGGAGTGTCATCAGTTGCAAAAGCGCTTGCTTGGAGTTCACCGATCCGAAGTTGTGTCAACCCACAGAGTACTCTAAGATGTTTAAGCAGCAATGCCCTCAAGCTTATAGCTACGCTTTGGATGATGCAAACAGCACATTCACCTGCAATGGCGGACCTGACTACGCCATTACATTCTGCTCATATG GTCGATGGGCCGAGGGCCCCATTCCACCAGCACCGTCCCCACTTCACCAACTGCCCAATCCGTCAG GTAAAGGAAAGCCAATAAAGTTAATTGTGAGCCTTACAGTTGTTTGTTTTATCGGTGTATTGGGTGCCATAGTGTTTGGTTTGTGCAGGATGAGAGCTAAGCAAAAAG GACACATCAAATTAACAAGGGAACACATCAAAATAACAAGGGACGCCCTTCAAGAATATATAGGTGGAAAACATGATCTGTCTGAGTTACTGATCTATGATTTTGATAGCATATTAGTTGCTACGGACAATTTCAGCATAGAAAACAAACTCGGGCAAGGAGGCTTTGGTCCAGTTTATTgg GGTAAGCTAGCAGAAGGGAAGGAAATAGCAGTAAAAAGACTATCCAGTACCTCAGGGCAAGGTGTAGTGGAGTTCAAGAATGAAATGTTATTGATCTCCAATCTCCAACACAAAAATCTGGTCAGAATCATGGGTTGCTGCGTTAAAGAGGATGAGAAGTTACTGATTTATGAGTTCATGCCAAACAAAAGCTTGGATACTTTTCTTTTCG ATTCGACGAGAAGAGCAGTGCTTGATTGGGGTACACGTTTTAATATTATTCAAGGTGTTGCCAGAGGGCTTGTTTATCTCCATCATGATTCCTATTTGAAGGTAATACATAGAGATCTAAAAGTAAGCAACATTCTCTTGGATGAGAaaatgaacccaaaaatttcagattttggaTTGGCACGTGTGGTTGAAGGGACACAGAATTTAGAAAATACTCAGAGAGTTGTGGGAACGCT TGGATATATATCTCCAGAGTATGCCATGGGTGgaatattttttcaaaaatcTGATGTCTACAGCTTTGGggtcttggtattggagattattagCAGCAAGAAGAATACGGCCTTCTATATCTATGATCGACAGCTAGGCTTACTAGCCTATGCATGGCAGTTATGGAAGGAAGGCAGGGAATTGGAGTTGGTAGATGAAATGTTGGCGGCTGATTCATATTCGGCTCCAGAAGTAATGAAATGTGTGCATATAGGGCTGCTTTGTGTACAGGACAATCCGACGGATAGGCCGAGCATGCCGGATGTAATTTTTATGCTAAATGGTTCCACAAATGTTATTGGTGGTCCACAACCTAAACAGCCTCTATTCACTATCCAAAACTCAGTCTCTCATCCTCAACCACAGCCTTCGAATAATGAAGCTACAATGACAATGATTAATGAAGGACGCTAA